Genomic window (Candidatus Gastranaerophilales bacterium):
CCTAATATTTCAACAACTATCTGACTTACCTCTTTACCTGAAGTTTCAATTATGTAGTTTGCATTTTTGTAATTTTGTTCTCTTTTTTCAATTAGCATTAACAATTTTTTTTTGAGATTTTCACCGTTTAAAAGAGGCCTTGAAGTATCTCCTTCAAGACGTTTCAAAAGCTCATCAACATCTGTTTTAAGATAAAATACTACACCATTTTTCTTCAATATTTCAAGATTTTCATCTCTTTCCAGAATACCACCGCCTGTAGAAATAACAAATTTCCCTAAGTGTTTATATGAAATAATCTTCTTTGCAATTTTAGTTTCCATATCTCTAAAATACTTCTCTCCTTTTTCTTTATCAGCGAAAATATCATTTATACTTTGGTTTTCAAGATTTACAATCTCTTTATCAATATCAATAAAAGCATAGTCAGAATAAGCTGAAATAGAATTTGCAACAGTCGTTTTCCCCGACCCCATCATTCCGACTAAAACAATATTTTTCTCCATAACTACCTTTCAGCAAGCATTTCTTGATATGATGCATAATTTCTTTTTATTTGTTCAAAATTATCAGAGCCGAATTTTTGCAAGAAAGCATCCGCCAAAACAATTGCACTCATTGCTTCTGCAACCACTGCACAAGCAGGGACAGCACAAGTATCAGAGCGTTCAAAATGAGCCTCGTACGCTTGATGATTTTTGATATCGACAGATTTTAAAGGGCGTTTCATTGTCGGGATAGCTTTCATAGAAACATGCATAACCAAATCTTCACCATTAGTCATTCCGCCTTCAATTCCGCCTGCATTATTGGTTTTTCTAACATATTTTCCGTCTTCGTAGAAAATTTCATCATGTGTGTTAAAACCTGAATGTTTAGCAACAGCTTTTCCCATTCCAAATTCAACAGATTTTACGGCAGGAATACTCATAACAGCTTGAGCCAAAAGCCCGTCAAGTTTCCTATCCCAATGCACATGCGAGCCTAAACCGACAGGAAGCCCTTTGAATATGACATCAAAGCTTCCGCCCAACGTGTCGCCGACTTCTTTTGCCTTATCAATTTCAGATTTCATGGTTTGAGCGATATTATCGTCATAGCACCTTACGTCACTGTTTTCAGCTTTTTTTAAATTTTCCAAACTATAAGTTACGCTGTCTAATTTTGCCTCTCCTATTTGCGTTACAAGGGAAAAAGCGTTAATTGAAAATTCTTTGAGAAGCGATTTCGCAACGGCTCCAACGGCAACTCTCATAGTGGTTTCTCTTGCACTTGAGCGTTCGAGAATATTTCGAACATCTTCTTGGTTATATTTTATAACACCTGATAAATCAGCGTGCCCCGGGCGGACTTTAGTAATTTTTTTGTTTTCTATTAATTCAATATTTTCAGAAGTTTGCTCGACTGCTTCTACTGACATAGGAATTGTCCAATTTGCCCAATCCTTATTTTTTACTTCAAGAGATATCGGGCTGCCTATTGATTTACCAAATCTTACGCCAGATAATATTTCGACTTTATCAGCCTCAATAGCCATTCGCCCACCACGTCCATAGCCTTTTTGGCGTCTTGCAAGCTCGTTGTCTATAAAACTTTTATCGATAGAAAACCCTGCGGGAAGCCCCTCTATAATAGCATTCAACGCTTGTCCATGGGATTCACCCGATGTTAAAAATCTAAATAATTTAGTGTCCATATTTGCCCCTTCTCCCTAATATTGTATCGGTAAAAGGGCTAATTGTAAATGTTTTGAGCAGTTTAATTTCAGATTTCAAATCGAGTTCGGAATGACAGGGAGGCAAGATGACTGTTTATATCAAATTTTATTAACCAGCAAAAAGCCCGAAGATAAATCCTCGGGCTTAAGACTTGCTATCACTAGCATTAATCGGGTTGCGATAACTAGATTAATGACAATGCAATACTTGGAACTTGGTTTGCTTGAGCTAACAATGAAGCTGAAGCTTGTTGCAAGATTGATTGTTGAGTGAAGTTTGCAGATTCTGTAGCAACATCAGCATCCATGATTGTTGACTTAGATGATTGCATATTTGTTATTGTAGTTGTCAAGTTATCTAAGTTTGATGTCAATCTGTTTTGGTAAGCACCAATATCTGCCTTTTGTGCTGTTACAGTATTTAATGCTGTATCTAATGTATCAAGGTAAGCAGCAGATTCAGTAGCGAATGTAGCTAAAACAAATGTTCCGCCATCAGCAGCTTTTTTCATTTCTCCTGATAGAGCAATCTTCAAGCCGGTGTCGCCTGATGATGAATCTTTGAATACATTTTCAACTGTAATTGAGTTTTCAGTTGCATCTGCGTTTGCACCAACTTGTAATCTCATGTCGGTCATTGTACCGTCTAAAAGTTTTACACCATTGAATTGAGTTGATGCAGCTGTTTTGTCGATTTCAGCCAAACGAGCAACCATTTCTTTTACGATAGCTTTTGATGAATCTGATGAATTTACACCGTTAGCTGCTTGGTTTGCTAGTTCTCTGACACGGTTGATGTTGTCTGTAATTGAGTTCAACGCACCTTCAGTTGTTGATAACACGTTTGAACCTTGTTGAATGTTACTTTGAGCTACTTGTGAACCTTTAATTTGGGTATTCAAGTTAGTTGCGATTGACAAACCTGCTGCGTCATCTGCTGCAGTGTTGATTTTGTAACCGGTTGACATTCTTTCTAGAGCTTTACCCATTGCTGATTGAGCTTTGTTCAAAGAGTTTTGAGCTGTCAAAGACAAGGTGTTTGTGTTAATAACGATTGCCATAAGTGATTCTCCTTTCAATTGAGATTTCTACTTCCTTGTAGAAAATATTAACTATAATCTAACCAAAGCCAAGCCTCGTAGATGGCATCTACGTTTGTGACGACTTAACTTTCACATATTCATAATAGTTGTTTTTTCTGCAACATTTAATTCCTATAAAGTTACATATTTCTATGACTAAAGTATGATTTTCAAGTAACGCTGTCCTAGCATCTTGATATGGTCCATCTTTTTAAAGAAACATACTTTTGCCTATATCTTAAAAGTTCCCTGTTAGAATCATAATTAACCAATTGTTAAATTATTTTTACAAATGTACACATAACACTTTTATTTGTGCAGTATCGAATAAATATAAAGTAATTCAAAAGGCATATGAAATATTAGGCTTATACTTACAACCAAAAAAAAAAGCCGGACGAGCCGGCTCATGAATAGTATGTATGTATTTATCGAAAGTTTTTTTGTTATTTTTATCCTAACAATTTTAATGCTATCGCAGGAACTTGATTTGCTTGTGCCAACAATGATG
Coding sequences:
- a CDS encoding shikimate kinase; the encoded protein is MEKNIVLVGMMGSGKTTVANSISAYSDYAFIDIDKEIVNLENQSINDIFADKEKGEKYFRDMETKIAKKIISYKHLGKFVISTGGGILERDENLEILKKNGVVFYLKTDVDELLKRLEGDTSRPLLNGENLKKKLLMLIEKREQNYKNANYIIETSGKEVSQIVVEILGIMNARIKS
- the aroC gene encoding chorismate synthase codes for the protein MDTKLFRFLTSGESHGQALNAIIEGLPAGFSIDKSFIDNELARRQKGYGRGGRMAIEADKVEILSGVRFGKSIGSPISLEVKNKDWANWTIPMSVEAVEQTSENIELIENKKITKVRPGHADLSGVIKYNQEDVRNILERSSARETTMRVAVGAVAKSLLKEFSINAFSLVTQIGEAKLDSVTYSLENLKKAENSDVRCYDDNIAQTMKSEIDKAKEVGDTLGGSFDVIFKGLPVGLGSHVHWDRKLDGLLAQAVMSIPAVKSVEFGMGKAVAKHSGFNTHDEIFYEDGKYVRKTNNAGGIEGGMTNGEDLVMHVSMKAIPTMKRPLKSVDIKNHQAYEAHFERSDTCAVPACAVVAEAMSAIVLADAFLQKFGSDNFEQIKRNYASYQEMLAER
- a CDS encoding flagellin, whose protein sequence is MAIVINTNTLSLTAQNSLNKAQSAMGKALERMSTGYKINTAADDAAGLSIATNLNTQIKGSQVAQSNIQQGSNVLSTTEGALNSITDNINRVRELANQAANGVNSSDSSKAIVKEMVARLAEIDKTAASTQFNGVKLLDGTMTDMRLQVGANADATENSITVENVFKDSSSGDTGLKIALSGEMKKAADGGTFVLATFATESAAYLDTLDTALNTVTAQKADIGAYQNRLTSNLDNLTTTITNMQSSKSTIMDADVATESANFTQQSILQQASASLLAQANQVPSIALSLI